Genomic window (Syntrophorhabdaceae bacterium):
AGAGCTTCGTCGCCGCCTGATACTCTCCTTCGGCGCCGATAACTTTCGCCCTCCTCTCCCGCTCCGCCTCCGCCTGACGCGCGATCGCCCGCTGCATCTCCTGGGGGAGGTCCACGTTCTTCACTTCCACGTTCGATACCTTGATGCCCCACGATTCCGTGTGGGTGTCGAGGATCTCCTGGAGCCTCTCGTTGATCTTCTCCCGGTGGGCAAGAAGGTCGTCGAGCTCCGCCTGGCCGAGAACGCTCCTGAGCGTGGTCTGGGAGAGCTGGCTCGTGGCATAGAGGAAGTTCTCCACGTCGATGATCGCTCTCATGGGCTCGATGACCCGAAAATAGACTACCGCGTTTACCTTGATCGAGACATTGTCACGGGTGATGATATCCTGGGGCGGCACGTCGAGCACTACCGT
Coding sequences:
- a CDS encoding slipin family protein, with the translated sequence MIPIYLFVLVMIVFFLASAIKILNEYERGVIFRLGRVLGAPKGPGLIILIPIIDRMQKVSLRTVVLDVPPQDIITRDNVSIKVNAVVYFRVIEPMRAIIDVENFLYATSQLSQTTLRSVLGQAELDDLLAHREKINERLQEILDTHTESWGIKVSNVEVKNVDLPQEMQRAIARQAEAERERRAKVIGAEGEYQAATKLSEASDILSRNPMALQLRYLQTLIEISAEKNSTIVFPLPIDLIKAFTDKLK